TGCCGTCAGCGCCGCGCCCGCCTATTCGTTACCCACAATGCTGCCGGGGGAAAGCCAATGTTGACGGTTTTTTAAAAAAGCTTTTCAGGCCACCCATGGCCACACACCCGAAAGAAAGGTGGTGGATTCGTTGGAGCGGCTTCCAGCCGCGATTCGGTCGGAAATTATCGCGGCGGGGACGCCGCTCCCACGAAAAACCCTGACTGAACAGACATCGCTTCCTTTCGGGGACAGGCTTGTCCAGTGCGGCATGAAGAGCCTGGCACATTTTACAAAACCATTAATGTTGCCTTCCGCCAAAAAAGTGGAAAGGATGCAGGAAACGGAAATGTCAACCTTCCAGAAGCTGAGGAAAGAAGAGCGGGAGACCCGCAAAAGCCTGATCGTCGACGCCGCCATGGATCTGTTCAGCCAGAAGGAGTTCCACAAGATCGGCATGCGGGACATCGCCAAGCGCGCCGGCATATCGGCCGCCGCGATCTACCGCTATTTTCCCAGCCGCGACGATGTGTTCGTCGAGGCCCTGGTGCGACACATGCAAGTGGTGGAGGATCTCTACGAGGAAAAAGTCAAGGAAGGCAACACCTCCCTGGAAGATCTGGCTCTGGGCAGCGTGGATTATCTGCTTCAAAACGAGTCGGTTTTCCAGATGATGGGGCATTTCATGATTACCGGACAGATCCAGCCCAAGGCCCTGGACCGGTACAATGCCATGCAGCGCCGTTTTCTCAACATCCTCGAAAAGGTCAACAGCCAGATTGAAATCAGCAACAATAACCGCCTGGTCACCCATGCCATCTATGCCTCCATCGTCGGCGTGGTCATGGCCTTCAAGAACTATCCGGGGCGTTCGCCCGATGAGATCCGGCGGCACATCTACCGCCTGGTGCAGATCGTCAGCAACGTCTTTTCGACGGGCAGGATTCCCGAGAACCTGCAGAATTTGCCGGCCAAGGAGATTGCCGGGGCGGCGGAAAAGGATGGGTGATTTCACCGCAGTTAATTAATCACCGCGGAGACGCAGAGGATGCTGAGATAAGGTCGGTTGGTTGGATTTGTTGGATTGGTTAGTTGGTTGGTAAGTGGCGAGATGCCGATTTGAGATGTGTGATTTCACCGCGGAGGCGCAGAGGGCGCAGAGAGCTAAGAGATTGCGCCTAATAGGCGCTAAAAAAATCTCTGCGAACTCTGCGCCTCGAGCGAAGCGGGCGGTGAATTTTAAGATGTGGGATGTGAGATCCAATAGCAATGACACGTAAACGAATCATCCTGACAACCGTTATCGCGGCTGTTGTCATCGCCTGTTCTCCAAAAACGCTGATCGTGCGCCAGATGACCGACATGGTGGACAGCGGCGTCACCGCCTTCGAGCGGGACAGCGACCTGGATCTGACGGAAAAGGCCATCCCGGCCAATATCAAACTGCTGGAGGCCATGCTGGCCAACAGCCCCGACGAACGCCGCCTGATTATCCTGATCGCACGAATGTACGGCAGCTACGGGTTCGGTTTCCTGGAGACCCGGCTCGAAAAACTGCTTTACAGTGACCCTCATCAAGGACCGGACCAACCGGGAATCGAGCAATTAAAAGCTCAGATCAACCGCACCTACGAAAAGGGCATGACTTACGCCCTGGATGCCCTGGAACTGAGCGTGCCCGGCGCCCGGACAGCCCTTGCCAAAGTGACGACCATAGACCCCTATCTGGAGCGGTTGGACAAAGACGATGTCGCGTCCCTGTTCTGGTACGGATTCAATCTGGGAGTGTGGGTCAACCGCAATCTTGATTCCATCCGGGCCGTTTCCCGTGCCCATGTGGCCAGAAAGGTAATGGAGCGGGTCCTTGAACTGGAGCCCGAATACAATTATGGCGGCGCCCACCTGTTCCTGCTGGCCTATTTCGGATCGCGGCCGCCCATGATGGGAGGCAGCCAGGACAAGGCCGGCGATCATTACCGGCAGTTGCGGAAAATCGCCGGGGAGGACTATCTGCTGGCAGACCTGTTTTACGGGCGCTTTTGCCTGCACCAGCAACAGGACCGTGAGGGGTTCATTGAGATCATGCAGCGCATTGCGGATCATCCCGTGAAGGATGGCGACAGGGCATTGTATAACGCTATCGCGGCGCAACGGGCTGGCATCTACCTGGCGGCGGTGGATCGGCTGTTTGATTAAAAGATTTTTATTCACCGCAGAGACGCAGAGAACGCAGAGACTGTTCTTTTACGCCTGAAAGGCGCAACACTTTAACCCTCTGCGCTCTCTGCGCCTCGAGCGAAGCGGGCGGTTATATTTTCTGGAGCTTTATATGAAAAAAATTCCATTTCTTATCATTGCCCTGCTGTTGCTATGCAGCCTGCCGACTGCTGCCAATGCCGCACCCACGGAAATCAAAATCGCGGTGGTCATGCCCGAGGGCAGCACCTGGACCAATACCCTGCACGGCTTTGCCGACGCGGTGGCCAGGGAGACAAAAGGGGAGGTGGCCGTCAAGATTTATGCCGGCGGGGTCAGCGGCGACGAGGTGGATGTGCTGCGCAAGATGCGCGTCAACCGCCTGCACGCCGGCGGCTTTTCCGGAGTGGGGCTGGGAATGGTCCTGCCCGAGATCCGGGTGCTGGAAGCGCCCCTGCTGTTCGGCAGCTATGAGGAGGTCGACTACGTCAAGGAGCGCATGTTCGACGACTTTGCCGCCCGCTTCGAGGAAAAGGGATACGTTTTGCTGGGATTCGCCGAGGCCGGTTTCGTCTATCTTTTTTCCCAGCGGCCCATGAACAGCGTGGACGACCTGAAGCAGATCAAGATGTGGGTCTGGAAAGGAGACCGGGTGGCGGAGAATTTCCTGGAAGCCTTCGGGGTGCAGGGCTACCCGCTTCAACTGGCCGACGTGAACACCGGGCTGGATACGGGAATGATCGATTCCTTTTATTCTCCACCGCTTGCAGCAGTCGCATTCCAGTGGTACGCGAGGGTCAGATACATTCTCGATTTTCCCATGGTCAACTCAACCGGCGCCCTGTTGATGACCAAAAGCGCCTTTTACCGGTTGAAACCTGAAAACCGGGAGATTGTCAGCCGCCTGGTCAAACAATATTCCGCCGAACTGGTCCGGCTGACCCGCAGGGACAACGATGAGGCCATGCAGGTGATTCAGGAAGCCGGCATCGAACGCATTGCACCCACCCCCGAACAGATCGCCTCTTTCCAGCACAGTGCGCAGAAAAATTACGAGATGAGCGTTCCCTCCCTTTACTCTCAGGAATTGCTGGATCGTATCCGGGGGTTGATTGCGGAGTACCGGGCTGGAAAAAAGTGATTGTTCACCGCAGAGACGCAGAGGAAGAATGGGTTGATTTGTTAGATTGGTTCGTTGGTTTGATTGGTTGCAAAGTGGTTAGAGATCTGATGTGAGATGTGGGATATGGGTTTGTAAT
This window of the uncultured Desulfosarcina sp. genome carries:
- a CDS encoding TetR/AcrR family transcriptional regulator; this encodes MSTFQKLRKEERETRKSLIVDAAMDLFSQKEFHKIGMRDIAKRAGISAAAIYRYFPSRDDVFVEALVRHMQVVEDLYEEKVKEGNTSLEDLALGSVDYLLQNESVFQMMGHFMITGQIQPKALDRYNAMQRRFLNILEKVNSQIEISNNNRLVTHAIYASIVGVVMAFKNYPGRSPDEIRRHIYRLVQIVSNVFSTGRIPENLQNLPAKEIAGAAEKDG
- a CDS encoding TRAP transporter TatT component family protein: MTRKRIILTTVIAAVVIACSPKTLIVRQMTDMVDSGVTAFERDSDLDLTEKAIPANIKLLEAMLANSPDERRLIILIARMYGSYGFGFLETRLEKLLYSDPHQGPDQPGIEQLKAQINRTYEKGMTYALDALELSVPGARTALAKVTTIDPYLERLDKDDVASLFWYGFNLGVWVNRNLDSIRAVSRAHVARKVMERVLELEPEYNYGGAHLFLLAYFGSRPPMMGGSQDKAGDHYRQLRKIAGEDYLLADLFYGRFCLHQQQDREGFIEIMQRIADHPVKDGDRALYNAIAAQRAGIYLAAVDRLFD
- the dctP gene encoding TRAP transporter substrate-binding protein DctP → MKKIPFLIIALLLLCSLPTAANAAPTEIKIAVVMPEGSTWTNTLHGFADAVARETKGEVAVKIYAGGVSGDEVDVLRKMRVNRLHAGGFSGVGLGMVLPEIRVLEAPLLFGSYEEVDYVKERMFDDFAARFEEKGYVLLGFAEAGFVYLFSQRPMNSVDDLKQIKMWVWKGDRVAENFLEAFGVQGYPLQLADVNTGLDTGMIDSFYSPPLAAVAFQWYARVRYILDFPMVNSTGALLMTKSAFYRLKPENREIVSRLVKQYSAELVRLTRRDNDEAMQVIQEAGIERIAPTPEQIASFQHSAQKNYEMSVPSLYSQELLDRIRGLIAEYRAGKK